A window of Streptomyces sp. SAI-127 contains these coding sequences:
- a CDS encoding enoyl-CoA hydratase family protein, giving the protein MSPFTGSAARTSDWRHLRVDLTDGVATVTLARPEKLNALTFGAYADLRDLLAELSRERSVRALVLAGEGRGFCSGGDVDEIIGATLAMDTAQLLDFNRMTGQVVRALRECPFPVIAAVHGVAAGAGAVLALAADFRVADPSTRFAFLFTRVGLSGGDMGAAYLLPRVVGLGHATRLLMLGEPVRAPEAERIGLISELTEEGGADEAAARLARRLADGPALAYAQTKALLTAELDMPLAASVELDASTQALLMNGEDYREFHAAFTEKRPPKWQGR; this is encoded by the coding sequence ATGAGTCCCTTCACCGGCTCCGCCGCCCGCACCTCCGACTGGCGGCACCTGCGCGTCGACCTCACCGACGGGGTCGCCACCGTCACCCTCGCCCGCCCCGAGAAACTCAACGCGCTCACCTTCGGCGCCTATGCCGACCTGCGCGACCTCCTCGCCGAACTGTCCCGCGAGCGTTCCGTCCGCGCCCTGGTCCTGGCCGGCGAGGGACGCGGTTTCTGCTCCGGAGGTGACGTCGACGAGATCATCGGCGCGACCCTCGCCATGGACACCGCCCAGCTCCTCGACTTCAACCGGATGACGGGCCAGGTGGTGAGGGCCCTGCGGGAATGTCCGTTCCCCGTGATCGCGGCGGTGCACGGGGTGGCGGCGGGCGCGGGCGCGGTCCTCGCCCTGGCGGCCGACTTCCGGGTGGCGGACCCCTCGACCCGCTTCGCCTTCCTCTTCACCCGGGTCGGCCTGTCCGGCGGCGACATGGGCGCGGCCTATCTGCTGCCTCGCGTGGTCGGCCTCGGCCATGCCACCCGGCTCCTCATGCTCGGCGAACCGGTCCGCGCTCCCGAGGCCGAGCGCATCGGCCTGATCAGCGAACTGACCGAGGAGGGCGGCGCGGACGAGGCCGCCGCGCGCCTGGCCCGCCGGCTGGCGGACGGCCCGGCACTGGCGTACGCCCAGACGAAGGCCCTGCTGACCGCGGAGCTGGACATGCCGTTGGCCGCCTCGGTGGAACTCGACGCCTCGACGCAGGCCCTCCTGATGAACGGCGAGGACTACCGGGAGTTCCACGCGGCCTTCACGGAGAAGCGGCCGCCGAAGTGGCAGGGACGGTGA
- a CDS encoding ATP-binding protein: MNGPALQERPPASASWRIALPHSAAAVPVARALVRTALAELEHGADCDTAELLTAELVANAVEHTSGETPIELVVELLPTGCQVEVHDPDPAPPGHLTQPDTRDPDPWQEHGRGLLLIRALSSSCGHRPTETGKAVWFRLPVVPRQWHPA, from the coding sequence ATGAACGGACCCGCCTTGCAAGAACGCCCCCCGGCCTCCGCCTCCTGGCGCATCGCGCTGCCGCACTCCGCCGCGGCCGTGCCCGTGGCGCGCGCTCTGGTCCGCACCGCGCTGGCCGAGCTGGAGCACGGGGCGGACTGCGACACCGCGGAGCTGCTGACGGCCGAGCTGGTGGCGAACGCCGTGGAACACACCTCCGGCGAGACCCCGATAGAGCTGGTCGTGGAGTTGCTGCCGACCGGCTGCCAGGTGGAGGTGCACGACCCGGACCCGGCACCCCCGGGCCATCTGACCCAGCCGGACACCAGGGACCCGGACCCCTGGCAGGAGCACGGCCGGGGCCTGCTCCTGATCAGGGCGCTCAGTTCGTCGTGCGGGCACCGCCCGACCGAGACCGGCAAGGCGGTGTGGTTCCGTCTGCCGGTGGTGCCGCGGCAGTGGCATCCGGCGTGA